A segment of the Lolium perenne isolate Kyuss_39 chromosome 3, Kyuss_2.0, whole genome shotgun sequence genome:
CTTTCTTTTCGTTTctgctaaccaataccttcagctccACATGGGGTCGACAATCTTTTTATTAAAAAGTACTACAATTTATCTCCTGCATCTGGGAGCTATCAAGCTTGCACTTTATtttttcattcttcatcatgttgatgtattGAAGATAAACTTGAGGGCTcatttcatcttcatcttcaagacatacttgacactttatattcttcatcaattttttcttattgcaaccttgaagccaacatatggttcaagcattgcctatgaacaactcctacaaatataacccaATGCATACATTAGTACACAAGGATTGTTATTAATtatcaaaaccacacataggagcTCCATGCACCTCAGAGGAGCGATGACACGCCTGTCTGACACCTTGTTCGTATGGGACGGCACATGAGTGCAAATTAATCTATTAGTTTTCGAAAATGGCCAGGGACTTATGGGGAGCCCCAGTGTGAGCCAAAAACATGCCACTATCCAAATAGACCTATATGATCACTATTTAGACCGGAGACCGCGCGTGGAGATGCTCTGAGAATTTGAAAATAGGCGGGAGATGCTCTCAGCATTTGCAAAACCTTACGCGCCAAGCAAGGACTTTAGTGTAATTTACCTGTCAGCTGAGGATGTTTCTGTAATCTGTGGGTCCTGCTGGCCCCAcccttgtaatcgtacttaattaATCCAGGGAAAGTTGCAAAAAAAACATGTCTCAGCATTTGGAAATTGGGCTATAGCCTATTGGCCGAACTGGGCGGGTGTGAGTCCGACGCAGTTTTTCTTGTTTCGTTTCGATGGGCCGCAAATCTCAAACCGGTCCCCCGAGAgtgagagtgagagagagagccCATTTCTGAGCTTATCCCCATACCTACCTGTCATCACTTCAAAATTGCAGAGCCATTCGCTTCGCTCTTCCTTCCCACCGGCCACCACGCCTCATCAGCCATGGCCGCCTCCTTCTTCCGCCCTCTCCTCCCTCCCAAGCCCGTCCTCCCCACTCTCAAACCCCAGCTCCCACTTACACCTACCACCGCCGTGCGCTGCACCGCGTCGCCCAATTCCAAACcgcccactaccaccaccacaaaCACAAAGCCCACCCAGCAAGAGAGCACCCAGGAGCAAGAACCCACCCCGGACGAGGCCAACGCCAACCCCCGCAGCATCCCCGACGACGAGACCCCGCCGTCGGCGACGGCGACCACCTCCTTCTCGGTGGTCCGCCGCATCCCGTCCGCCATCTCCACGGACGGCCGCCTCCGCCGGACGGCGCTGACGCAGGAGGAGCCGCCCAACTTCGAGATCGGCTGGAAGCGCACCAA
Coding sequences within it:
- the LOC127343317 gene encoding protein CHLORORESPIRATORY REDUCTION 41, chloroplastic; its protein translation is MAASFFRPLLPPKPVLPTLKPQLPLTPTTAVRCTASPNSKPPTTTTTNTKPTQQESTQEQEPTPDEANANPRSIPDDETPPSATATTSFSVVRRIPSAISTDGRLRRTALTQEEPPNFEIGWKRTKPVPPEKPKGWAIADFLEKLEGLMARGRYGSGPLLGTVAGVVTERAREEAEILMAEGGVDERVATELFRVLRLVEMDVEMVKAAVKEETVKERVETARARCRQAILVALSL